One Nocardiopsis gilva YIM 90087 genomic window, CGCCGCCGAGGTCACCTCCGACCTGAAGGTCTTCGCCACCTTCCTGACGCGGCGGGTCCAGGAGACCGGGGTGGTGTGGAAGCCGGCCGACGCGCGCGAGGCCGTGGCCGCGGCGGTGGCCGACATGCTCGCCCCGGAGATCGAGTTCGCGGTGGTCACGGTGTGGGAGGCCTACTCCTTGGGCGAGGAGGAGGCGGCCGAGCGGTTCACCAACGGTGATCCGGTGATCTACGTGCACATGCTCGCCGCCTTCTGCGCGGCCATCGGCCAGGCCGTGTACAAGCCGGCCGAGCTCATTTCGACGCTACGCATCGCGTGCGGCTTGGCGGAGTGACCGGGGCGCGCTGAGAATACGGAGAAAGCGGGCAAATGCGACGCCTCGCTTGACATGAATAACTGAAATGTAAAGAGTGTGGGGGTGAGCCAGCGCACTCCGTTCTCCGCCACCCCGACCCCTCGGGGCGGCGGGAACGAGGGAAAGGACACCCCCCATGACTCCGGTGACCCGACCTGCCCCCCTCGACGACATCGACCTCTCCGACATCGAGTTCTGGAGCCGCCCCAGCGCTGAGCGCCACGCCGCCTTCGCCCGGCTGCGCGCCCAGCCGGCCCCCGTGTTCTTCACCGAGCCCGACCTCGGCCCGATTCCCAGCGGGCCCGGCTACTACGCTCTCGTCCGCCACGCCGACGTGGTCGAAGCCAGCAGGAACCCGCAGGTCTTCGCCTCCGAACCGAGCGCGGTCTCCATTCCCGACATGCCCGAGGGCTTCGGCGAGTTCTTCGGCTCGATGATCAACGTCGACGACCCCCGGCACGCGCGGCTGCGCCGCATCGTCTCCCGCGGCTTCACCCCCCGCATGCTCGCCCGGCTGGAGGACGACGTCCAGCGCCAGGCCGAGCGCATCGTCGCCGAGCTGGAGCAGACCGGCCCCTGCGACTTCGTCGCCCACGCCGCCGCCCGCCTCCCGCTCGTCGTCATCTGCGAGATGATGGGCATCCCCGAGCGCCACCACCGGATGGTGTTCGAGAACTCCAACATCGTGCTCGCGGGACACGACCGCGACTACCTCGGCGACGACATCGACACCGCCCTGGGGCGGCTCCTCACCGCCGGATCCGAACTGGCCGGGCTGCTCAGCGAACTCGCCGCCGAGCGCCGCGCCCACCCCACCAACGACCTCACCTCGGCGCTGGTGAACGCCAACATCGACGGCGAGTCACTGACCGACGCCGAGCTCGGCTCCTTCTTCGTCCTGCTGGCCGTCGCCGGCAACGAGACCACCCGCAACGCCATCAGCCACGGCCTCAAGCTGCTCACGCTCCACCCCGAGCAACGCGACCTGTGGTGGTCGGACTTCGAGGCGCACGCCGCCACCGCCGTCGAGGAGATCATCCGACACGCCTCGCCCGTGGTGTGGATGCGCCGCACCGTCACCCGCGACCACGAAATGAACGGCCACCACTACCGCGCCGGGGACAAGGCGGTGCTCTACTACGCCTCGGCCAACCGCGACGAGGCCGTCTTCGACGACCCCCACCGCTTCGACATCACCCGCACCCCCAACCCGCACCTCGGGTTCGGCGGCCCCGGCCCCCACTTCTGCCTCGGCGCGCACCTCGCCCGCCGGGAGATCACCGTCATGTTCCGCGAGCTGCACCGGCGCCTCCCCACCATCCACTCCACCGGCAAGCCAGAACGGCTGGTCTCGAACTTCGTCAACGGCATCAAGGCCATGCCGTGTTCGTTCTGAGCCCGCCCCGCACGCGCCCGATACGGTGTTCACCTGCCGTCTGCGACGACAGATCGTGCGGGGACGGTGATCGGCCGGTGGACCGTCTTCACAGTCGATTGGTTTTTGCGTAGGTTTCTTACCAACCCGCGGGGGACCCTGAGTGGACGGGAGATCTCCGATGGCACGAACGCACGCCCGGTCCGTCGCCGTGCTCGGTACCGCGCTGGCCCTGCTCGCCACCGCCTGCGGAGGCGGCGGGGGAGACGGGTCCGCGGACGGCGGGACCCTCGACGTCTGGATCATGGAGGGCACCAACCCCGACGCCACCGAGTACTTCGCCGATGTGGCCAAACAGTTCCGACAGCAGACCGGCGCCGACGTCAACGTCGAGTTCGTGCAGTGGGCCGACGCCCACGACAAGTTCGTCACCGCCATCGCCGGACGCAGTCTGCCCGATATCGCCGAGGTCGGGACCACCTGGACCCCGGAGTTCGCCCAATCCGGCGCGCTCATCGACATCACCGACCGGGTCGGCGACACCGCCGCCTACTCCGAGGGCCTGGTCGAGGCCGGAACCGTCGACGGGAAGCTTTATGGCCTGCCCTGGTACGCGGGCGTCCGCTCGATCATGTACCGCACCGACATCTTCGACGAACTCGGCCTGGAGGAGCCCACCACCTGGGACCAGCTGCGGGAGACCGCGCTGAAGATCTCCGAGGAGAAGGACGACATCACCGCCTTCCCGGTCGCGGGCGACGCCTACTACCACGCGCTGCCGTTCATCTGGGGCGCCGGCGGCGAACTCGCCGTGCGCGGGACCGACGGCACGTGGACCTCGCCCCTCGACGAGAAAGAGGCCCGCGAGGGCTTGTCCTTCTACACCGACCTCGCCCTGAAGGACAAGGTCTCCAGCACCGGCGCCAGCACCTGGCGCGAGACCGACGTCCTGGACAACTTCACCGACGGCAACGTCGCCATGGCCGTCTCCGGCAGCTGGACCCCCGCCGCCGTCATCGAAACCAACCCCGAGCTCAAGGGCAAGCTCGGCGTCTTCCCCATCCCCGGCCCCGATGGCGGCTACAGCCCCTCCTTCGTCGGCGGCTCGCACCTGGCGATGATGTCCGGCACGGAGGACGAGGACCTCGCCTGGTCCTATATGGAGCTGCTGACCAACGACGAGAACGCGGCGCTGTGGTCGGAGCAGAGCACCTACTTCCCCGGCAAGACCGAGCAGCTCGCCCCCTTCGCCGAATCCCAGGACCCGCTCGTCGCCCCGTTCGCCGTCCAGATGCGCGACGCCGGCAAGGGCCTGCCGGCCTCACCGAAGTTCGGCAAGGTCGAGGGCGACAGTGTCATCCCCCGGATGATCCAGTCCATCCTCAATGACAAGGCCTCCCTTGACGACGCCACAGCCAAGGCCGCCAAGGAGATCGAGACGACCCTCAACGAAGGCTCCTGACACGTGAGTGCCGCCGTCGGTACCCGGCCCACCGCCGCGCGGGACGACCCTCCGCCGCCCCGCCGCCGCGGCCGGACGTCGGCGCGGTCGGTCCGCCGGTGGCTGCCCTGGGGGCTGCTGGCCCCCGGGCTGCTCGTCATCGGCGGGCTGCTGCTGTTCCCCCTCGGCCGCGTGGTGTGGCTGTCCTTCCAGCACTACGACCTGAGGAACATCTACACCGGCGAGACCGACTACAACTGGGGCGCCAACTACCTCGAGCTGCTCACCGAGCCCTACCTGTGGAAGGTCGTGCTGCCCAACACGGTCGTGTTCGCCGTGTTCGCGGTCGGCGGCACGGTGGTCGTGGGCACGCTCGTCGCGCTGCTGCTGCGAACGCTCGGGCCGGTCGCCCGGACCATCGTCATCAGCTGTGTCATGGTCGCCTGGGCGATGCCGGCCGTCACCGGCACCTACGTCTGGATCTGGATCTTCGACGTCGACCGCGGCGTGGTCCGCAACGCCCTGACCACCCTCGGGCTCCTCGGCCCCGACGGCTTCAACTGGTTCGCCGACCGGCTGTGGTTCTACGCGATCGTCGTCCTCAACGTCATCCACCACGGCTTCCCGTTCGTGGCCGTCACCGTGCTCGCCGGGCTGCTCACCATCCCGCGCGAGCTGTACGAGGCGGCGCTGATCGACGGCGCCGGGGCCTGGCAGCGGTTCTGGTACGTGACCGTGCCGACTATCCGCCCGGTGTTCGCGGTCGTCACGATCCTCTCCACGATCTGGGACTTCAAGGTGTTCGCGCAGGTCTACCTGATGCCGGGCGGTTCCGGGGGCAACCAGGAGGTGTTCAACCTGGGCGTGTGGTCCTACATCCGGTCCTTCAGCCATCAGAGCTACGGCATGGGATCGGCGATCGCGGTCATGCTGACCCTGCTGCTGCTCGCGATCACCATCGCCTACGTGCGCGCCCTGTTCCGAGAGGACGAACTGCGATGAGCCGCCTGGTCGAGCGAGCTGCCGAGGAGCCGAGCGGAACGCGTGCCGGCTCGGGCGCGGCTGGAGAGCCCGCCGCCCGGACGCGGCCCCGTCCCCGTCGCGCGGGCGGCCTCGCGCGGGCCGCCGGACGGGCGGCGGCGATCACCGCCGTCCTCGTCTTCACCCTCTTCCCCGCCTACTTCATGCTGGTCAGCGGGGTATCGGAACGCGCCGTCTCCGGTACCGACGCGCTCGTGCCCCAGGCCGTCTCCCTGGAGAACTTCACCTATGTCCTGACCGAGGCCGGGTTCCTCACCTACCTGCGCAACTCGCTGCTCGTCGCGCTCATCACGGTCGTGGGCAGCAGCCTGCTGGCGCTGTTCGCGGCCACCGCCGTGGCGCGCTTCCGCTTCCGGCTCCGCACCAGTGTGCTGGTCATGGTGCTCATCGTGCAGATGGTCCCGCTGGAGGCACTGGTCATCCCGCTCTTCCTCCAGGCCAGCGACCTGCGGATGCTCAACTCGCTGATCGGCCTGAGCATCGTCTACATCGCGATGTCCCTGCCGTTCGCCATCTGGATGCTGCGCGGGTTCGTCGCCGCCGTCCCCGTCGAGGTCGAAGAGGCCGCCTACATCGACGGCGCCTCCTGGCCCCGCATGTTCTGGTCGGTGCTGTTCCCCCTGGTCGCCCCGGGGCTGGTGGCCACCGGCGTCTTCTCCTTCATCGTCGCCTGGAACGAGTTCATCCTGGCGCTGACGTTCCTGCAGGACGGGGAGAAGTTCACCGTCGCGGTCGGCCTGCGCCAGTTCTTCCAGGAGCACACCACCGACTGGGGCGCGCTGATGGCCGCATCCACGATCATCACCGTCCCGGTCATGGTGTTCTTCCTGATCGTGCAGCGCGGACTGGTCTCCGGACTCGTCCAGGGAGCGGTGAAGGGATGACGGCGGTGGCGGGACCCGACGGCGAGAGACACGGGGAGCGGCGGCTGGTCCGGATGGTCCACACGGTCCTGATGCCGGGGTTCACCGGCACCACGGTGCCGCCGTGGCTGGCCCGCGCGATCGAGGACGGCCTCGCCTCTGTCCTGTACTTCACCCCCAACCTCGCCGACGCCCCCGCGCGCCTGTCGGCCGAACTGGGCGAGCTGTGCCCGGACCTGCTGCGCGCCTGCGACGAGGAGGGCGGGACCGTCACCCGGCTGCACGCCGCGACCGGCTCGCCCTACCCGGGCCACGGCGAACTCGGCGCCGACGACGACACCGCGCACACCCGCGAGGTCGCCGAGGCCATGGGGCGCGAACTGCGCTCGGTCGGCATCGACGCCGCGCTCGCGCCCGTCATGGATGTCAACGTCGATCCCGCCAACCCGGTGATCGGGATGCGCGCCTTCGGTGCCGACCCCGACACGGTCGCCCGGCACGGGGCGGCGTTCATCGCGGGACTGCACGCGGCCGGGGTGGCGGCCACGGCCAAGCACTTCCCCGGCCACGGCGACACGCGCGTCGACTCCCACGTCGACCTCCCGGTCATCGACATCGACCTCGAAACGCTGCGGCGTCGGGAGCTGGCGCCCTTCGGCGCCGCGATCGCGGCGGGCGTCGACATGGTGATGGTCGGCCACATCGGCATCCCGGCCCTGGACGGCACGGTCCCGGCCAGCGTGTCGCCGCGCGTCTACGGGCTGCTCCGCGCGGAACTGGGGTTCACCGGTGTGGCCGTGACCGACGCGCTGGACATGCGCGGGCTCACCGCCTTCACCGGGGCCACGGACATGCCTGAGCACCTGGCCCGGGGCGCCGTGGCCGCGCTGGCGGCCGGTGCCGATCTGCTCTGTCTGGGCAATCCGTCCACGGCCGGGGCGGGCGACGAGGAGATGTTCGCGGCCGCGCGCGACGGGCTGCTGGCGGCGGTGCGGAGCGGCGCCGTCTCCCAAGCGCGGCTCGCGGAGGCGGCCGATCGCGTGGAACGGCTGGTCGCGCGGGTACGCGGCACGGGATGAAGTGTGTGCACGCCCTTCCGTTGATCTCGGGGATATCGACCGAATACCGGCGAGTATTCGGTCGATATCCCCGAGATCAACGGAGGAAAGGCAAGGAACCGGGGTGGAAGGTCAGTAGGCGGATGAGGACCGTGAGCGCGCCATGAGCACACAGCACGAGGAGCACACCATCGAACCGGACCATCCATGGCCCAAGAGCCCGACGAGCGTGCGCATCCGGTGCAACGTGTGCATGGAGCTGCGGTTCTTCGCCGACCGGCACGCCGACGACCTCGCGGGCTACGGCCCCGGGCCGCACTGCAGGTCGTGCGGCAGGCGCATCGAGTTCCGCTGCACGGTGTGCGACTCGCTGTGGCGTCCACTGTCCTGAGCGCACCCGTGGCGCCGCCCCCGGCCCCTCGCCAGGGGCGGCGGCGCCGTATCAGCGCAGGTCGCGCTTGAGGATCTTGCCGGTGGCGGTCATCGGCAGTTCGTCGCGGAACTCCACCTGGCGGGGGTACTTGTAGGCGGCGAGCCGCTCCTTGGCCCACGCGACGAGATCGTCCTCGCTGAGCGTGGCCCCCTCCTCGCGGATCACATAGGCCTTGATCTCCTCGCCGTGCGTCTCGTGCGGCACGCCGACGACCGCGCACAGGCTGACCTCGGGGTGCGTCATCAGCACCTCTTCGAGCTCGCGCGGGTACACGTTGTACCCACCGCGGATGATCATGTCCTTGGAACGGTCCACGATGAAGTAGAAGCCCTCGTCGTCGCGGCGGGCGATGTCGCCGGTACGGAACCAGCCGTCCTTCATGACCTGCTCGTTGGCGTCGG contains:
- a CDS encoding cytochrome P450, translated to MTPVTRPAPLDDIDLSDIEFWSRPSAERHAAFARLRAQPAPVFFTEPDLGPIPSGPGYYALVRHADVVEASRNPQVFASEPSAVSIPDMPEGFGEFFGSMINVDDPRHARLRRIVSRGFTPRMLARLEDDVQRQAERIVAELEQTGPCDFVAHAAARLPLVVICEMMGIPERHHRMVFENSNIVLAGHDRDYLGDDIDTALGRLLTAGSELAGLLSELAAERRAHPTNDLTSALVNANIDGESLTDAELGSFFVLLAVAGNETTRNAISHGLKLLTLHPEQRDLWWSDFEAHAATAVEEIIRHASPVVWMRRTVTRDHEMNGHHYRAGDKAVLYYASANRDEAVFDDPHRFDITRTPNPHLGFGGPGPHFCLGAHLARREITVMFRELHRRLPTIHSTGKPERLVSNFVNGIKAMPCSF
- a CDS encoding sugar ABC transporter substrate-binding protein; this encodes MARTHARSVAVLGTALALLATACGGGGGDGSADGGTLDVWIMEGTNPDATEYFADVAKQFRQQTGADVNVEFVQWADAHDKFVTAIAGRSLPDIAEVGTTWTPEFAQSGALIDITDRVGDTAAYSEGLVEAGTVDGKLYGLPWYAGVRSIMYRTDIFDELGLEEPTTWDQLRETALKISEEKDDITAFPVAGDAYYHALPFIWGAGGELAVRGTDGTWTSPLDEKEAREGLSFYTDLALKDKVSSTGASTWRETDVLDNFTDGNVAMAVSGSWTPAAVIETNPELKGKLGVFPIPGPDGGYSPSFVGGSHLAMMSGTEDEDLAWSYMELLTNDENAALWSEQSTYFPGKTEQLAPFAESQDPLVAPFAVQMRDAGKGLPASPKFGKVEGDSVIPRMIQSILNDKASLDDATAKAAKEIETTLNEGS
- a CDS encoding carbohydrate ABC transporter permease; its protein translation is MSAAVGTRPTAARDDPPPPRRRGRTSARSVRRWLPWGLLAPGLLVIGGLLLFPLGRVVWLSFQHYDLRNIYTGETDYNWGANYLELLTEPYLWKVVLPNTVVFAVFAVGGTVVVGTLVALLLRTLGPVARTIVISCVMVAWAMPAVTGTYVWIWIFDVDRGVVRNALTTLGLLGPDGFNWFADRLWFYAIVVLNVIHHGFPFVAVTVLAGLLTIPRELYEAALIDGAGAWQRFWYVTVPTIRPVFAVVTILSTIWDFKVFAQVYLMPGGSGGNQEVFNLGVWSYIRSFSHQSYGMGSAIAVMLTLLLLAITIAYVRALFREDELR
- a CDS encoding carbohydrate ABC transporter permease; the encoded protein is MSRLVERAAEEPSGTRAGSGAAGEPAARTRPRPRRAGGLARAAGRAAAITAVLVFTLFPAYFMLVSGVSERAVSGTDALVPQAVSLENFTYVLTEAGFLTYLRNSLLVALITVVGSSLLALFAATAVARFRFRLRTSVLVMVLIVQMVPLEALVIPLFLQASDLRMLNSLIGLSIVYIAMSLPFAIWMLRGFVAAVPVEVEEAAYIDGASWPRMFWSVLFPLVAPGLVATGVFSFIVAWNEFILALTFLQDGEKFTVAVGLRQFFQEHTTDWGALMAASTIITVPVMVFFLIVQRGLVSGLVQGAVKG
- a CDS encoding glycoside hydrolase family 3 protein, translated to MTAVAGPDGERHGERRLVRMVHTVLMPGFTGTTVPPWLARAIEDGLASVLYFTPNLADAPARLSAELGELCPDLLRACDEEGGTVTRLHAATGSPYPGHGELGADDDTAHTREVAEAMGRELRSVGIDAALAPVMDVNVDPANPVIGMRAFGADPDTVARHGAAFIAGLHAAGVAATAKHFPGHGDTRVDSHVDLPVIDIDLETLRRRELAPFGAAIAAGVDMVMVGHIGIPALDGTVPASVSPRVYGLLRAELGFTGVAVTDALDMRGLTAFTGATDMPEHLARGAVAALAAGADLLCLGNPSTAGAGDEEMFAAARDGLLAAVRSGAVSQARLAEAADRVERLVARVRGTG